In the Staphylococcus condimenti genome, one interval contains:
- a CDS encoding DUF4870 domain-containing protein, whose protein sequence is MDNNPEFEPVYDEVEKYEQFPTQDERLFASLIYILSFFTSIIGPLIIWLIKGSESEFVNKTGKDYFNFVISYTIWFIISGILMLVLVGFITFIVLAIMQFIFSIIAAVKAYNGEKYLIPLSIPFLK, encoded by the coding sequence ATGGATAATAATCCAGAATTTGAGCCTGTTTATGATGAAGTTGAAAAATATGAACAGTTTCCTACACAAGATGAAAGGTTATTCGCAAGCTTAATCTATATTTTAAGTTTTTTCACCTCAATCATAGGACCGTTAATTATTTGGTTAATTAAAGGCTCCGAGTCAGAATTTGTAAACAAAACTGGAAAAGATTACTTTAACTTTGTTATTTCTTATACAATTTGGTTTATCATTTCTGGCATCTTAATGTTAGTGTTAGTCGGCTTTATCACATTCATTGTATTAGCTATCATGCAATTTATTTTTAGTATTATTGCAGCGGTAAAAGCATATAATGGCGAAAAATATTTAATCCCGCTATCTATCCCATTTCTTAAATAA
- a CDS encoding NAD/NADP-dependent octopine/nopaline dehydrogenase family protein produces the protein MKIAIVGSGNGAVTSAVDMTNQGHDVKLYCRNASIEKFDKAIEQGGFHFNNEGEENFVNFTNVSDDIEEVISDAEIIQVIIPSTFIEYYAHIMAPFVNENQIILFNMAAAMGSARFVNVLEDEHIDIRPHFAELNTLTYGTRVDFDNAVVDLSLNVQKLYFTSFYQDQLSDDFEKVEKIYPNIVKEENLWKTNLENGNPEVHPGPTLLNVGRIDYSGDFSLYKEGITKHTVRLLHAVELERLSLGRRLGFELQTAKEARIQRGYLERNDEDEPLNRLFNESPVFSQIPGPNKVKNRYLTEDIAYGLVLWSSLGREIGVETPNIDAIIVIASTILERDFFEEGLTIDDLGREKVGLD, from the coding sequence ATGAAGATCGCAATTGTAGGTTCAGGTAATGGGGCAGTGACATCAGCTGTAGATATGACAAATCAAGGACATGATGTTAAATTATATTGCCGAAATGCATCTATTGAAAAATTTGATAAAGCCATAGAACAAGGTGGTTTCCATTTTAACAATGAGGGAGAAGAAAACTTTGTGAACTTCACAAATGTCAGTGATGATATTGAAGAAGTGATTTCAGACGCTGAAATTATTCAAGTGATTATTCCATCCACTTTCATTGAATATTATGCACATATTATGGCGCCGTTTGTGAATGAAAACCAAATTATTTTATTCAATATGGCAGCAGCTATGGGCTCAGCACGTTTTGTAAATGTGTTAGAAGATGAGCATATAGATATACGACCTCATTTTGCTGAATTGAATACTTTAACATACGGAACACGAGTTGATTTTGATAACGCAGTCGTAGATTTATCGCTTAATGTACAAAAGCTTTACTTTACTTCTTTTTATCAAGATCAGCTCAGTGATGATTTTGAAAAAGTAGAAAAGATTTATCCTAACATTGTTAAAGAAGAAAACTTATGGAAAACCAATCTTGAAAATGGTAACCCTGAAGTACACCCAGGTCCAACTTTGTTAAATGTGGGTCGAATTGATTATTCTGGAGACTTCTCATTATATAAAGAAGGTATTACTAAACATACAGTGCGCTTATTACATGCTGTTGAGTTAGAACGCCTTTCTTTAGGACGTAGATTAGGTTTTGAATTACAAACAGCTAAAGAAGCACGTATTCAACGTGGTTACTTAGAACGCAATGATGAAGATGAACCGCTTAATCGATTGTTTAATGAAAGTCCAGTATTCTCACAAATTCCTGGACCTAATAAAGTTAAAAACCGTTATTTAACAGAAGATATTGCGTATGGATTAGTTTTATGGTCAAGTCTTGGGCGTGAAATTGGGGTAGAAACGCCAAATATTGATGCGATTATTGTGATTGCTTCGACTATTTTGGAACGTGATTTCTTTGAAGAAGGTTTAACAATCGATGATTTAGGACGTGAAAAAGTCGGTTTAGATTAA
- the nhaC gene encoding Na+/H+ antiporter NhaC, with translation MKRKPSFLEAASTIIVMMILVIVGFVVFGIPVQPLLILSAAYASVIAWRVGLRWKDLEEGITARLGTAMPTIYIILCVGIIVGTWMYSGTVPALIYYGLKLLNPNYFLVSAFIISAITSMATGTAWGSASTAGIALIAIAHQLNIDAGMAAGAIIAGAVFGDKLSPLSDTTNLAAMVTNVNIFSHIKAMLWTTIPASLVGIVVWFFAGLKHKSGADKSQINALLHQIEGVYHLNISVWIPALVIITCLLFRFSTVPAMLVSSVAAILVGYFNHHFKLADGFKAAFDGFKPEMITHQIHLNEKASTLLAQGGMMSMTQVIVTIFCGYAFAGIVEKSGCLTVLLDTIKDKVTSPGTLILVTIVSGLIMVLAAGVASVVIIVVGMLLYDMYDEMHLSRTNLSRTLEDSGTMIIPLIPWGTSGIYYTQQLGVDVYSYFIWTVPCYLCIVFALFYAFTGWTVKKVKSPDETHYTQHG, from the coding sequence ATGAAGCGAAAACCATCATTTTTAGAAGCGGCCTCTACAATTATTGTCATGATGATTTTAGTTATTGTAGGGTTTGTTGTATTTGGTATACCTGTACAACCGCTTCTCATTTTATCAGCTGCTTATGCTTCTGTGATTGCATGGCGTGTAGGATTGCGTTGGAAAGATTTAGAAGAAGGTATTACAGCGAGGCTAGGCACAGCTATGCCGACCATCTACATAATTTTATGTGTAGGCATTATCGTAGGAACATGGATGTATTCAGGGACTGTGCCTGCATTAATATATTATGGATTAAAATTACTTAACCCGAATTACTTCCTAGTCTCAGCATTCATTATTTCAGCGATTACATCTATGGCGACAGGAACAGCATGGGGATCTGCGTCTACAGCAGGGATTGCATTAATTGCAATTGCACATCAATTAAATATTGATGCAGGGATGGCAGCTGGTGCAATCATTGCTGGGGCGGTTTTCGGAGATAAATTATCACCATTATCAGATACAACAAACCTTGCTGCAATGGTGACTAATGTTAATATATTTTCACATATTAAAGCAATGCTTTGGACTACCATACCAGCATCACTTGTCGGGATAGTCGTATGGTTCTTTGCAGGTCTTAAACATAAATCAGGTGCAGACAAAAGCCAAATTAATGCATTATTGCATCAAATTGAAGGCGTATATCATTTAAACATATCTGTTTGGATACCTGCATTAGTAATTATTACTTGTTTGTTATTCCGCTTTTCTACTGTACCAGCAATGTTAGTATCAAGTGTTGCTGCAATATTGGTAGGATATTTTAATCATCATTTCAAACTGGCTGATGGCTTTAAAGCAGCTTTTGATGGATTTAAACCAGAAATGATCACACATCAAATACATTTGAATGAAAAGGCATCAACATTGCTTGCACAAGGCGGCATGATGAGTATGACGCAAGTCATTGTTACAATTTTTTGCGGGTATGCCTTTGCAGGTATCGTTGAAAAGTCAGGATGTCTGACAGTGTTGTTGGATACAATTAAAGATAAAGTCACTTCACCAGGTACATTGATCTTAGTCACAATTGTTTCAGGATTAATTATGGTGCTTGCTGCGGGCGTGGCTTCAGTTGTTATTATTGTAGTAGGAATGCTGCTCTATGATATGTATGATGAAATGCACTTATCAAGAACCAACCTTTCACGTACATTAGAAGATTCTGGTACAATGATTATTCCATTGATTCCATGGGGCACATCAGGTATTTATTATACTCAACAGCTTGGTGTAGATGTTTATTCTTACTTTATTTGGACAGTGCCATGTTATTTATGTATCGTATTTGCTTTATTCTATGCATTTACAGGTTGGACTGTAAAAAAAGTGAAGTCGCCAGACGAAACACATTACACACAACATGGTTAA
- a CDS encoding membrane protein: protein MLYVVIIVAILLLCLGIHRYFNLDNLTLKYPSIIYLVISFILYFVAILQYRVDSTMSEFLAHEILVTTIFGLLIFWTLSQANKSKDTIVYTILIVLASIGAVLTRSPQFGLNASMEMLIVRMVLTTALAIGLGGYVLYRQLKRPVSESFPLLYILAFAYWVMVAFWM from the coding sequence GTGTTATATGTAGTAATAATTGTAGCGATATTACTATTGTGTCTAGGAATTCATCGATACTTCAATTTAGATAATTTAACTTTAAAATATCCTTCTATTATCTATTTAGTAATCAGCTTTATATTGTATTTCGTAGCGATTTTGCAATATAGAGTTGATTCTACTATGTCGGAATTTTTAGCACATGAAATACTTGTGACAACGATTTTCGGATTATTGATATTTTGGACTTTATCTCAAGCCAATAAATCGAAGGATACAATTGTTTATACTATTTTAATTGTCCTTGCTTCGATTGGTGCAGTACTTACAAGAAGTCCACAATTTGGTCTTAATGCATCAATGGAAATGCTAATTGTAAGAATGGTACTTACAACAGCTTTAGCCATAGGATTAGGCGGTTATGTCTTGTATAGACAGTTGAAAAGACCTGTTTCCGAAAGTTTCCCATTACTTTATATATTGGCATTTGCTTATTGGGTAATGGTAGCATTTTGGATGTAA
- a CDS encoding CHAP domain-containing protein: MNKIATTTIATLGTGIAALTLSHHDADAAENNNGYNPNDPYSYSYSYTIDQQGNYHYTWEGNWNKDNRFNNDYSTYAQYNNGYSNYNNNTNYNNYSNYNTSNNNYSNYTSYNNAGSTPRTGGMGATYSTSDNNVKVSTTSAPKTSSNTMASRTSSGANYYTAGQCTYYAFDRAGGKVGSTWGNANNWANAAAAAGYTVNNNPSAGAIMQTSQGAYGHVAYVESVNGNGSITVSEMNYGHGPGVVTSRTISASQAAGYNFIH, from the coding sequence ATGAATAAAATCGCTACAACTACAATCGCTACATTAGGAACAGGAATTGCAGCTTTAACTTTATCTCACCACGATGCAGATGCAGCAGAAAACAATAATGGATACAACCCTAACGATCCTTATTCTTACAGCTATTCTTATACGATAGATCAACAAGGTAACTACCACTACACTTGGGAAGGTAACTGGAACAAAGATAACCGTTTCAATAATGATTACTCAACTTACGCTCAATACAACAACGGTTACAGCAACTATAACAACAACACAAACTACAATAACTATAGCAATTACAACACATCAAACAACAACTACAGCAACTACACTAGCTACAACAATGCTGGTTCTACACCACGTACTGGCGGAATGGGTGCTACTTACTCAACATCAGATAACAATGTTAAAGTATCAACAACTTCTGCTCCAAAAACTAGCTCAAACACTATGGCTAGCCGTACTTCAAGTGGTGCTAACTACTACACTGCTGGTCAATGTACTTACTACGCATTTGATCGCGCTGGCGGTAAAGTAGGTTCAACTTGGGGCAACGCTAATAACTGGGCTAACGCAGCAGCAGCAGCTGGTTACACAGTAAACAACAACCCTTCAGCAGGTGCTATCATGCAAACTAGCCAAGGTGCTTATGGTCACGTTGCATACGTTGAAAGTGTTAACGGTAATGGTTCAATCACTGTATCAGAAATGAACTACGGTCATGGTCCTGGTGTTGTAACTTCACGTACTATCTCAGCTAGCCAAGCTGCTGGATACAACTTCATTCACTAA
- a CDS encoding LLM class flavin-dependent oxidoreductase: MKIEIGMTSFADTNDIHTESGVEEKLSADKRIRHIVEEITLADEVGLDVYGLGEHHRSDYAVSDPVTVLAAAASLTQRIKLSSAVTVLSSDDPVRVYERFATLDAVSNGRAEIMVGRGSFIESFPLFGYNLDDYDRLFVEKLELLKEINQHEVVTWEGTLRPAIKGLGVYPRAVQEEIPIWLATGGTPESSIRAAEYGLPITYAIIGGNPKRFKRNIAIYRAVAESRGYNLTDMPVAVHSWGYIADTDEQAQREFYEPTKVHHEIIAKERNWPPYTKAHFQREISDEGAMFVGSPETVAQKMIKVIEELEINRFMLHMPVGSMPHERIMKAIKLYGKRVKPIIEDYFNN, encoded by the coding sequence ATGAAAATAGAAATTGGAATGACTTCATTTGCTGATACAAATGACATACACACAGAAAGCGGAGTTGAAGAAAAGTTATCAGCTGATAAAAGAATTCGTCATATAGTAGAAGAAATAACACTTGCTGATGAAGTTGGGCTTGATGTCTATGGTCTAGGAGAACATCATCGTTCAGATTATGCAGTGTCTGATCCGGTAACAGTTTTAGCCGCAGCCGCTTCTTTAACACAACGTATAAAGTTAAGTTCAGCTGTAACTGTTTTATCTTCAGATGATCCAGTACGTGTATATGAACGCTTTGCAACATTAGATGCAGTATCTAATGGACGTGCCGAAATAATGGTAGGACGTGGTTCATTTATTGAATCTTTCCCTTTATTTGGTTACAACTTAGATGATTATGACCGCTTGTTTGTAGAAAAACTAGAGTTGCTGAAAGAAATCAATCAACATGAAGTAGTAACATGGGAAGGTACATTACGTCCTGCTATCAAAGGTTTAGGTGTGTATCCTCGTGCAGTGCAAGAGGAAATTCCAATTTGGCTGGCAACTGGAGGTACACCGGAATCTTCCATTAGAGCTGCAGAATATGGATTACCGATTACTTATGCAATTATCGGCGGTAACCCCAAGCGTTTTAAACGTAACATTGCAATTTATAGAGCAGTAGCTGAATCAAGAGGTTATAATTTAACAGATATGCCAGTTGCCGTTCATTCATGGGGCTATATTGCAGATACAGATGAGCAAGCACAACGTGAATTTTATGAGCCTACAAAAGTACATCATGAAATTATTGCGAAAGAACGTAATTGGCCGCCGTATACAAAAGCCCATTTCCAAAGAGAAATCAGCGATGAAGGTGCAATGTTTGTCGGAAGTCCAGAAACCGTAGCACAAAAAATGATTAAAGTCATTGAAGAATTAGAGATAAATCGTTTCATGCTGCATATGCCTGTCGGATCAATGCCTCACGAACGTATAATGAAAGCTATTAAACTTTACGGAAAAAGGGTAAAGCCTATAATAGAAGATTATTTCAATAATTAA
- a CDS encoding DoxX family protein: MLLRYLNNIKLGKELLQASEPKLKGDPQMKDAFENHFGLPSKMVTVAGTLEATSGLLYLLSFGNKKMTRIASLITFGVLGVAAYKHYEAGDGKAGAQHALDLLKLAGLSTLDTITLPGCKK, encoded by the coding sequence ATGTTATTACGTTATTTGAACAACATTAAATTAGGAAAAGAATTATTACAAGCATCAGAACCAAAATTAAAAGGTGATCCGCAAATGAAAGATGCATTTGAAAATCATTTTGGTTTACCAAGTAAAATGGTTACAGTAGCGGGAACTTTAGAAGCGACAAGCGGTCTATTATATCTTTTAAGCTTCGGCAATAAAAAAATGACACGTATTGCTTCACTAATAACATTTGGTGTTTTAGGTGTAGCAGCTTACAAACACTATGAAGCTGGAGATGGAAAAGCAGGTGCGCAACATGCATTAGATTTATTAAAACTTGCAGGTCTTTCTACACTTGATACAATCACTTTACCAGGTTGCAAAAAATAA
- a CDS encoding transcriptional regulator, SarA/Rot family has product MENKIVINDLPKFVTVAQKVREITAHIKSEQQISFEELFILNYIQNSEKERSEFNVKEIIQLSHLKPYFISKAIQKLKERGLLSKKRNKNDERTVILVVDAEQRQEIENLCNAISKIF; this is encoded by the coding sequence ATGGAAAATAAGATTGTTATTAATGATTTACCAAAATTTGTGACGGTAGCGCAAAAGGTGAGAGAAATCACAGCACATATCAAAAGTGAACAGCAGATTTCTTTTGAAGAATTATTTATCCTGAACTACATTCAAAATAGTGAAAAAGAACGCTCTGAATTTAACGTTAAAGAAATTATCCAATTATCACATCTTAAGCCTTATTTTATTTCTAAAGCAATTCAAAAATTGAAAGAGCGCGGATTATTAAGCAAAAAAAGAAATAAAAATGATGAAAGAACTGTAATTTTAGTTGTTGATGCAGAACAAAGACAAGAAATTGAAAACTTATGTAATGCCATCAGTAAGATTTTTTGA
- a CDS encoding urease accessory protein UreD: protein MSKSQEWTGQLNLSVFHDGERSVARDIFFEKALKVIRPIYLNGSDIPTFYIVNVGGGYLDGDRYKLDFRVQENASVTLTSQGATKIYKTLKDHVEQYQNFHIEDNAYLEYVGDPIIAYKDAKFYQHNQYHLAKTASMFYTDILTPGYSPDERHFTYNYLHLLNEIYVDDELVVFDNMLLNPNKNKVDALGYMEGYTHLGSCYFIHPDITKQTIDELYEVMKPFMTENDCRIGITELATHGLAIRILAHQTDIIESILKEVQSNAVNQFYNRDVNFLRKY, encoded by the coding sequence ATGAGTAAATCTCAAGAATGGACAGGACAACTTAACTTGTCTGTCTTTCATGATGGCGAACGTTCAGTTGCACGTGATATCTTCTTTGAAAAAGCATTGAAAGTCATCCGCCCTATTTATTTAAATGGGTCGGATATTCCGACTTTCTATATTGTGAATGTTGGCGGTGGTTATTTAGATGGCGACCGTTATAAATTAGATTTTCGTGTACAAGAAAATGCATCTGTCACATTGACTTCTCAAGGCGCTACAAAAATCTATAAAACATTAAAAGATCATGTTGAGCAATATCAAAACTTTCACATTGAAGATAATGCATATCTAGAATATGTCGGTGATCCGATTATTGCATATAAAGATGCTAAATTTTATCAACACAATCAATATCATTTAGCTAAAACCGCTTCAATGTTTTACACTGACATCTTAACACCAGGTTATTCTCCAGATGAACGTCATTTCACTTATAATTATCTTCACTTGTTAAATGAGATTTATGTAGATGATGAATTGGTCGTATTTGATAATATGCTCTTAAATCCTAATAAAAATAAAGTCGATGCATTAGGTTATATGGAAGGCTATACGCATTTAGGTTCTTGCTATTTCATTCATCCTGACATCACAAAACAGACAATCGACGAATTATATGAAGTAATGAAACCTTTCATGACAGAAAATGATTGCAGAATCGGTATTACCGAGCTTGCAACGCATGGATTAGCCATTCGTATCTTAGCACATCAAACAGATATTATTGAGTCAATTTTAAAAGAAGTACAAAGCAACGCCGTCAATCAATTTTATAATCGCGATGTAAACTTTTTAAGAAAATACTGA
- the ureG gene encoding urease accessory protein UreG has protein sequence MSNPVKIGIGGPVGAGKTELVEKLVSHLSKDMSIGVITNDIYTKEDEKILVNSGVLPADRIIGVETGGCPHTAIREDASMNFAAIDELMERHGDLDLIFIESGGDNLAATFSPELVDFSIYIIDVAQGEKIPRKGGQGMIKSDFFIINKTDLAPYVGASLDQMAEDTNTFRGKRPFTFTNLKTEDGLDNVIEWIERDVLLKGLA, from the coding sequence ATGTCTAATCCAGTGAAAATCGGAATCGGCGGTCCTGTTGGAGCAGGCAAAACCGAACTTGTCGAAAAACTTGTAAGTCACCTTTCAAAAGATATGAGTATCGGTGTCATTACAAATGATATTTATACTAAAGAAGATGAAAAAATCTTAGTCAATTCAGGCGTATTACCCGCTGATCGAATTATCGGTGTAGAAACAGGCGGTTGCCCGCATACTGCCATCCGTGAAGATGCTTCTATGAATTTTGCAGCTATTGATGAATTAATGGAACGTCATGGCGATTTAGATTTAATCTTTATTGAATCAGGCGGAGACAACTTGGCAGCGACTTTCAGTCCAGAGTTAGTTGACTTCTCTATTTATATTATTGATGTGGCTCAAGGTGAAAAAATTCCACGTAAAGGCGGCCAAGGTATGATTAAATCTGACTTCTTTATTATAAATAAAACAGATTTAGCACCTTATGTCGGCGCATCTTTAGACCAAATGGCTGAAGATACAAATACTTTTCGTGGTAAACGTCCTTTTACATTCACAAACTTAAAAACTGAAGATGGTTTAGATAATGTGATTGAATGGATTGAACGTGATGTACTGCTTAAAGGATTAGCTTAA
- a CDS encoding urease accessory protein UreF, which produces MIDHQALRLFQFCDSQFPTGAFSHSFGLETYIQRGTVHDEESFKEWLRLFLSEQLTYADGLAIRLVYEALNQSDSEKILHLDRMLFVQNMPRETRTGTKQMGTRMVKLANELYDSEWIQWYEAQYQEKNAKLHPAICFTMLGHFLGIDIEMIIDYYLYQNVSALTQNAVRAIPLGQTAGQRVVTDMITFMKTTRDHIFELAESEFGITAPGLEMNQMEHENVNVRIFIS; this is translated from the coding sequence ATGATTGATCATCAAGCTTTACGGTTGTTTCAATTCTGCGACTCTCAATTTCCTACGGGGGCTTTCAGCCATTCTTTTGGCTTAGAAACTTATATCCAACGCGGTACTGTACATGATGAAGAAAGTTTTAAAGAATGGTTGAGACTCTTTTTAAGTGAACAATTAACGTATGCAGATGGGCTAGCTATCCGTCTTGTATACGAAGCATTAAATCAAAGTGATTCTGAAAAAATCTTACACTTAGACCGCATGTTATTTGTTCAGAACATGCCAAGAGAAACACGTACAGGTACCAAACAAATGGGTACACGGATGGTCAAACTTGCCAATGAGTTATATGATAGCGAGTGGATACAATGGTATGAAGCACAATATCAAGAAAAAAATGCGAAATTACATCCTGCTATTTGTTTTACAATGCTCGGTCATTTTCTTGGCATTGATATAGAAATGATAATAGATTACTATCTCTATCAAAATGTTTCAGCGTTGACTCAAAATGCAGTAAGAGCAATACCACTTGGACAAACTGCCGGGCAACGTGTAGTGACTGATATGATTACTTTCATGAAAACAACGCGTGATCATATTTTTGAACTTGCAGAATCAGAATTCGGTATTACTGCACCAGGTTTAGAAATGAATCAAATGGAACATGAAAATGTAAACGTCAGAATATTTATTTCATAG
- the ureE gene encoding urease accessory protein UreE encodes MIIEEIVGNVANLSDEEKQKHIEKVYLENSDLVKRIQRVTTDHGNEIGIRLKNPVDLEYGDILYQDDHNMIVVDVNSEDILVIQPRTLKEMGDIAHQLGNRHLPAQFTENEMLVQYDYLVEDLLKSLGIPYTREDRKVNKAFRHIGHSHD; translated from the coding sequence ATGATAATTGAAGAAATAGTTGGCAATGTTGCTAATCTTTCAGACGAAGAAAAACAAAAACATATCGAAAAAGTATATCTTGAAAACTCTGATTTAGTAAAAAGAATCCAACGTGTCACTACTGATCACGGCAACGAAATTGGTATTCGATTAAAAAATCCAGTTGATTTAGAATATGGAGATATTTTATATCAGGACGACCATAATATGATTGTTGTAGATGTAAATTCAGAAGATATCTTAGTGATACAACCTCGTACATTAAAGGAAATGGGAGATATTGCGCATCAACTCGGCAACCGTCACTTACCAGCGCAATTTACTGAAAATGAAATGCTTGTTCAATACGATTACCTCGTTGAAGATTTATTAAAATCTCTAGGCATCCCTTATACACGTGAAGATCGTAAAGTAAATAAAGCATTCAGACATATCGGACATTCACATGATTGA
- the ureC gene encoding urease subunit alpha → MSFKMTQSQYTSLYGPTVGDAIRLGDTNLFATIEKDFANYGDEATFGGGKSIRDGMAQNPNVTRDDRYVADTVITNAVIIDYDKVYKADLGIKNGYIMKYGKAGNPDIMDDVDIIIGASTDIISGEGKIVTTGGIDTHVHFINPEQAYVALESGVTTHIGGGTGASEGAKATTVAPGPWHIHRMLEAAEGLPINVGFTGKGQAHNHTALIEQIHAGAIGLKVHEDWGATPSALSHALDVADDYDVQIALHADTLNEAGFMEDTMKAIKDRVIHMYHTEGAGGGHAPDLIKSASYPNVLPSSTNPTLPYTVNTIDEHLDMVMITHHLNASIPEDVAFADSRIRKETIAAEDVLQDMGVFSMVSSDSQAMGRVGEVITRTWQVAHRMKEQRGYLDGDKEYNDNNRIKRYIAKYTINPAITHGISEYVGSIEEGKLADLVIWDPAFFGVKPEMVLKAGMINTAVNGDANGSIPTSEPLKYRKMYGQYGGNLTGTSITFVSNIAYMNDIERQLSLHRMVRPVKGIRQLTKKDMKNNSETPKLDVDPQTYEVFVDGKLITSEPAKELPLAQRYFLF, encoded by the coding sequence ATGAGTTTTAAAATGACACAATCGCAATATACAAGTTTGTACGGTCCCACTGTTGGAGATGCTATTCGTTTAGGAGATACAAATTTGTTTGCGACTATTGAAAAAGATTTTGCAAATTATGGGGATGAAGCAACATTCGGCGGGGGTAAATCTATACGTGACGGTATGGCACAAAATCCAAATGTAACACGTGATGATCGCTATGTTGCAGATACTGTAATTACAAATGCTGTAATTATTGATTATGATAAAGTTTACAAAGCAGACTTAGGTATTAAAAATGGTTATATTATGAAATACGGTAAAGCCGGCAACCCAGATATTATGGATGATGTAGATATTATTATTGGGGCATCAACTGATATTATCTCTGGTGAAGGTAAAATTGTCACAACTGGAGGCATTGATACGCACGTTCACTTTATCAATCCTGAGCAAGCCTACGTAGCACTTGAAAGTGGTGTTACAACACACATCGGCGGTGGTACAGGAGCTTCAGAAGGTGCAAAAGCAACAACAGTTGCACCAGGGCCATGGCATATCCACCGTATGCTGGAAGCTGCAGAAGGTCTTCCAATCAATGTTGGATTTACAGGAAAAGGCCAAGCACATAATCATACTGCATTAATTGAACAAATCCACGCTGGCGCAATCGGTTTGAAAGTCCACGAAGACTGGGGCGCTACACCATCAGCTTTAAGCCATGCTTTAGATGTAGCAGATGATTATGATGTACAAATTGCTTTGCATGCTGATACATTAAATGAAGCCGGCTTCATGGAAGATACTATGAAAGCAATTAAAGATAGAGTTATTCATATGTATCATACAGAAGGCGCAGGAGGTGGCCATGCACCAGATTTAATTAAATCTGCAAGCTACCCGAACGTCCTTCCTTCATCTACAAACCCGACCCTTCCTTATACAGTTAATACAATAGACGAACACCTCGATATGGTTATGATTACACACCACTTGAATGCTTCTATCCCTGAAGACGTTGCATTTGCAGACTCTCGTATCAGAAAAGAAACAATTGCAGCTGAAGATGTTCTGCAAGATATGGGTGTATTTAGTATGGTCAGCTCAGACTCCCAAGCAATGGGACGTGTCGGTGAAGTCATTACACGTACTTGGCAAGTTGCACATCGCATGAAAGAACAACGCGGATATCTAGATGGCGACAAAGAGTATAACGACAATAACCGTATCAAACGCTATATTGCGAAATATACTATCAACCCTGCTATTACACACGGTATTTCAGAATATGTAGGTTCAATTGAAGAAGGTAAACTTGCAGACCTTGTCATTTGGGACCCTGCTTTCTTTGGTGTTAAACCAGAAATGGTACTTAAAGCCGGTATGATTAATACAGCAGTCAATGGAGATGCAAACGGATCTATCCCTACTTCAGAACCTTTAAAATATCGTAAAATGTACGGTCAATATGGAGGTAATTTAACAGGCACTAGTATTACATTTGTGTCAAACATTGCTTATATGAATGATATTGAACGTCAACTATCATTGCATCGTATGGTACGCCCTGTTAAAGGCATTCGCCAACTCACTAAAAAAGATATGAAAAATAATAGTGAAACACCTAAATTGGATGTAGATCCGCAAACTTATGAAGTATTTGTAGATGGCAAATTAATTACAAGTGAACCTGCAAAAGAATTACCGCTTGCACAACGCTACTTCTTATTCTAG